In the Wyeomyia smithii strain HCP4-BCI-WySm-NY-G18 chromosome 2, ASM2978416v1, whole genome shotgun sequence genome, one interval contains:
- the LOC129722690 gene encoding pupal cuticle protein Edg-91-like isoform X4, translated as MERAYKISLLVLAVALNAANCQLHTEKESNTAGNQVRLFRPAQADGSDLNALADLSVARPDGGRSLRSHYYSGVPSERIFDLGLFGKPYYGNRGYYPSGGYYPQGGYYPQGGYYPQAGGYYPGGYPGVGGYNPGTNSIGGGYGGYGGYGGYGGYGGYGGQPYY; from the exons ATGGAACGAGCGTACAAA ATCTCGCTGCTGGTATTAGCAGTTGCACTGAACGCGGCCAACTGCCAGCTGCACACGGAAAAAGAATCGAACACAGCCGGTAACCAGGTGCGATTATTCCGGCCGGCGCAAGCGGACGGCTCGGACTTGAACGCTCTAGCTGACCTGAGTGTAGCACGCCCGGATGGAGGGCGCTCTTTAAGAAGCCATTACTATTCTGGAGTACCGAGCGAGCGAA TATTCGATTTGGGGCTGTTCGGAAAACCGTACTACGGCAACCGGGGATACTATCCGTCGGGTGGTTACTACCCGCAAGGAGGATATTACCCACAGGGTGGCTATTACCCGCAAGCGGGAGGATACTATCCG GGTGGTTACCCCGGAGTTGGCGGTTATAATCCCGGAACGAATTCCATCGGCGGTGGCTACGGTGGTTATGGGGGCTACGGAGGCTACGGTGGATACGGTGGCTACGGAG
- the LOC129722690 gene encoding uncharacterized protein LOC129722690 isoform X2, with the protein MERAYKISLLVLAVALNAANCQLHTEKESNTAGNQVRLFRPAQADGSDLNALADLSVARPDGGRSLRSHYYSGVPSERIFDLGLFGKPYYGNRGYYPSGGYYPQGGYYPQGGYYPQAGGYYPGGYPGVGGYNPGTNSIGGGYGGYGGYGGYGGYGGYGGNGGLQSYLGYNSGNYFGSRNLGYGYYSGTNPVGITSSSLVSGYRGYN; encoded by the exons ATGGAACGAGCGTACAAA ATCTCGCTGCTGGTATTAGCAGTTGCACTGAACGCGGCCAACTGCCAGCTGCACACGGAAAAAGAATCGAACACAGCCGGTAACCAGGTGCGATTATTCCGGCCGGCGCAAGCGGACGGCTCGGACTTGAACGCTCTAGCTGACCTGAGTGTAGCACGCCCGGATGGAGGGCGCTCTTTAAGAAGCCATTACTATTCTGGAGTACCGAGCGAGCGAA TATTCGATTTGGGGCTGTTCGGAAAACCGTACTACGGCAACCGGGGATACTATCCGTCGGGTGGTTACTACCCGCAAGGAGGATATTACCCACAGGGTGGCTATTACCCGCAAGCGGGAGGATACTATCCG GGTGGTTACCCCGGAGTTGGCGGTTATAATCCCGGAACGAATTCCATCGGCGGTGGCTACGGTGGTTATGGGGGCTACGGAGGCTACGGTGGATACGGTGGCTACGGAGGTAACGGTGGCTTGCAGTCCTATTTGGGGTACAACAGTGGGAATTACTTTGGTAGCCGCAATCTAGGCTACGGGTATTATTCCGGTACTAACCCGGTCGGAATAACAAGCTCGAGTCTGGTCAGCGGATACCGGGGCTATAACTGA
- the LOC129722690 gene encoding uncharacterized protein LOC129722690 isoform X3, translating into MERAYKISLLVLAVALNAANCQLHTEKESNTAGNQVRLFRPAQADGSDLNALADLSVARPDGGRSLRSHYYSGVPSERIFDLGLFGKPYYGNRGYYPSGGYYPQGGYYPQGGYYPQAGGYYPQGGYPGVGGYNPGTNSIGGGYGGYGGYGGYGGYGGYGGQPYY; encoded by the exons ATGGAACGAGCGTACAAA ATCTCGCTGCTGGTATTAGCAGTTGCACTGAACGCGGCCAACTGCCAGCTGCACACGGAAAAAGAATCGAACACAGCCGGTAACCAGGTGCGATTATTCCGGCCGGCGCAAGCGGACGGCTCGGACTTGAACGCTCTAGCTGACCTGAGTGTAGCACGCCCGGATGGAGGGCGCTCTTTAAGAAGCCATTACTATTCTGGAGTACCGAGCGAGCGAA TATTCGATTTGGGGCTGTTCGGAAAACCGTACTACGGCAACCGGGGATACTATCCGTCGGGTGGTTACTACCCGCAAGGAGGATATTACCCACAGGGTGGCTATTACCCGCAAGCGGGAGGATACTATCCG CAGGGTGGTTACCCCGGAGTTGGCGGTTATAATCCCGGAACGAATTCCATCGGCGGTGGCTACGGTGGTTATGGGGGCTACGGAGGCTACGGTGGATACGGTGGCTACGGAG
- the LOC129722690 gene encoding shematrin-like protein 1 isoform X1, whose amino-acid sequence MERAYKISLLVLAVALNAANCQLHTEKESNTAGNQVRLFRPAQADGSDLNALADLSVARPDGGRSLRSHYYSGVPSERIFDLGLFGKPYYGNRGYYPSGGYYPQGGYYPQGGYYPQAGGYYPQGGYPGVGGYNPGTNSIGGGYGGYGGYGGYGGYGGYGGNGGLQSYLGYNSGNYFGSRNLGYGYYSGTNPVGITSSSLVSGYRGYN is encoded by the exons ATGGAACGAGCGTACAAA ATCTCGCTGCTGGTATTAGCAGTTGCACTGAACGCGGCCAACTGCCAGCTGCACACGGAAAAAGAATCGAACACAGCCGGTAACCAGGTGCGATTATTCCGGCCGGCGCAAGCGGACGGCTCGGACTTGAACGCTCTAGCTGACCTGAGTGTAGCACGCCCGGATGGAGGGCGCTCTTTAAGAAGCCATTACTATTCTGGAGTACCGAGCGAGCGAA TATTCGATTTGGGGCTGTTCGGAAAACCGTACTACGGCAACCGGGGATACTATCCGTCGGGTGGTTACTACCCGCAAGGAGGATATTACCCACAGGGTGGCTATTACCCGCAAGCGGGAGGATACTATCCG CAGGGTGGTTACCCCGGAGTTGGCGGTTATAATCCCGGAACGAATTCCATCGGCGGTGGCTACGGTGGTTATGGGGGCTACGGAGGCTACGGTGGATACGGTGGCTACGGAGGTAACGGTGGCTTGCAGTCCTATTTGGGGTACAACAGTGGGAATTACTTTGGTAGCCGCAATCTAGGCTACGGGTATTATTCCGGTACTAACCCGGTCGGAATAACAAGCTCGAGTCTGGTCAGCGGATACCGGGGCTATAACTGA